The Thermasporomyces composti region CTCGTCACCGCCGTCGCGAGTCGGTTCGACTTCGTGACCGAGACCGCTCGGCACCTGATCGACGCCGGGGGCAAGCGGTTTCGGCCCTTGCTGGTGCTCCTGGCGGCCGAGTTCGGCGACCCCACGGCGCCCGGCATCGTGCAGGTCGCAGTCATCGTCGAGCTCACGCACCTCGCCACGCTCCATCACGACGACGTGATGGACGAGGCGGTGCTGCGACGTGGTGCGCCGAGCGCCAACGCCCGCTGGAACAACACGATCGCGATCCTGACCGGCGACTACCTGTTCGCGAAGGCCTCCGACCGGATGGTGGAGCTGGGTCTCGAGGCGGTTCGGATCCAGGCGCAGACGTTCAGCCGGTTGGTGGAGGGCCAGATCCGGGAAACGCTCGGGCCCAGCGAGGGCGAGGACCCGCTCGAGCACTACCTCGCCGTGCTCGCCGACAAGACCGGCTCCCTCATCGCCACCTCCGCCCGCCTGGGGGCGAAGCTGGCGGGCGCCTCCCCAGAGGTGGAGAAGGTGGTGACGGAGTTCGGGGAGAAGATCGGTGTCGCGTTCCAGCTCTCCGACGACGTCCTCGACATCGCCAGCGACGCCTCGCAGTCCGGC contains the following coding sequences:
- a CDS encoding polyprenyl synthetase family protein, which codes for MSMAGLTVPYVDADLEARVRAGLEDVERQLVTAVASRFDFVTETARHLIDAGGKRFRPLLVLLAAEFGDPTAPGIVQVAVIVELTHLATLHHDDVMDEAVLRRGAPSANARWNNTIAILTGDYLFAKASDRMVELGLEAVRIQAQTFSRLVEGQIRETLGPSEGEDPLEHYLAVLADKTGSLIATSARLGAKLAGASPEVEKVVTEFGEKIGVAFQLSDDVLDIASDASQSGKMPGTDLREGVATLPVLLARQSKDPADERLRTLLSGPITNDDDHAEALALLRAHPAMEQAQAIVRQWADDARQTLSMLPDIPARDALDALCDIVVSRTG